The following proteins are encoded in a genomic region of Nicotiana sylvestris chromosome 4, ASM39365v2, whole genome shotgun sequence:
- the LOC138889680 gene encoding uncharacterized protein gives MKVDLENRFSLNVSDSKLKRVKRMVLEKLESSYLEEYNKLEAYAQELRETNIGTDVVIQISKDAMEEGKRRFLRCMSISKPSRVDSKQAIVDKETKTTWQRFMENLKASLDLKDGEGYTFMSDMQKGVLDVVRNILEARHKPIVKMLEDIRVKVMNQLKDRAEEVNSWRGEYNPYAMELYNDYREMASKCKENFNGDRGFEISEGEDRHTVILEQQRCTCRLWDLFGIPCAHAIKALLYKKQDPTLGIHWWYSKQVWQLVYQHKLQPVRGERF, from the exons ATGAAGGTTGATTTAGAGAATAGATTTAGTTTGAATGTGAGTGACTCAAAGTTAAAAAGGGTAAAGAGAATGGTTTTAGAGAAATTGGAGAGTTCTTACTTGGAAGAGTACAACAAATTGGAGGCATATGCTCAAGAGTTGAGAGAAACAAACATTGGTACTGATGTGGTGATACAGATATCCAAGGATGCAATGGAGGAAGGTAAGAGAAGATTTTTGAGATGTATGTCTATTTCCAAGCCCTCAAGAGTGGATTCAAAGCAG GCTATAGTGGATAAGGAAACAAAGACAACCTGGCAAAGGTTCATGGAGAACTTGAAGGCTTCTTTGGACTTGAAAGATGGTGAAGGGTACACATTCATGTCAGATATGCAGAAG GGTGTGTTAGATGTTGTGAGGAAT ATTCTTGAAGCTAGACATAAGCCAATAGTGAAGATGCTTGAAGATATAAGAGTGAAG GTGATGAATCAACTAAAGGATAGAGCAGAAGAAGTTAACAGTTGGAGAGGTGAATACAACCCATATGCAATGGAGTTATACAATGATTATAGAGAGATGGCTTCAAAGTGCAAGGAAAATTTTAATGGAGATAGGGGTTTTGAAATAAGTGAAGGTGAAGACAGGCACACAGTGATTCTGGAGCAACAAAGGTGCACATGCAGGCTTTGGGACTTGTTTGGAATCCCTTGTGCTCATGCTATTAAGGCACTCTTATATAAGAAACAAGACCCAACACTTGGGATTCACTGGTGGTATTCCAAACAAGTCTGGCAGTTGGTGTATCAGCACAAACTGCAGCCTGTTAGAGGTGAAAGATTCTAG